A region of the Bacteroidia bacterium genome:
CAGAAAAGAAAGCCCACAAACTGAAAGAGTCTTTATTGAAAGTAGAAGGCATTACCGATGTTGATATAAACGTTGCAGAGGGAACTGTTAAAGTTGTCTATGAAAAGTCAAAAATCGGATGCTGCTCACGCATTACTTCTACTGTTAAAAGTGCTGGTTGTGACTACAAAGTAGTTTCTAACGACGAGAAAGGTGCTGGTAATGGTGCTTGTTCAGGAAGCAAAAAATCTTGCCCATCCGAAAATAAGTGCTGCTCCAAAAAATCTAAGGAATCTTAATCAAAGTCAAAAGTTTAAAAACAGGAATGGCTGCCCAAAAGGCAGCCATTCCTGTTTTCAATAAGCTTATAGCAAAAACAATCAAGCTGCACTTAAATAGAAGCCCCAAAAAAATGTAGTTTTGTTTTTTACTTCATTACTTCAAGAAATGTTTCAGGAAAATACCCTAAAAGGGAAAACCATTATAGTTACCGGAGGCGGGAGCGGTTTAGGCTTCTTTATGGCAAAAGCTATGGCAAAGGTAGGAGCTAATATTGCCATTTGTGGCAGGCGAGAATCTGTTTTGCAATCTGCAAAAGAAGAATTAGCATCAATGGGTTGCAGAGCTAATGCTTATACATTAGATGTCCGTAACTATAACGAAGTAGAATCAGCATTTAAACAAATTGCTTCAGATTTTGGAACTATTGATGGATTAATTAACAACGCAGCCGGAAATTTTCTCTCTGCATCAGAAGATATTTCACCTAACGGGTTTAAAACTGTGGTAGATATTGTACTCCACGGAACGTTTAATTGCACTCAAAACGCAGCTAAATATTGGATAGCCAAGAAGCAACCGGGAGTTATCTTGAATATTGTAACAACTTATACCGAAACGGGTTGCGCTTTTGTGCTTCCATCAGCTTGCGCCAAAGCCGGTGTGTATGCACTAACCAACACTTTGGCCTACGAGTGGGCAACTTACAACATTAGGGTAAACTCAATAGCTCCGGGACCTTTCCCAACAGAAGGAGCTTGGTCTCGGCTAATGCCCGATAGTAGCTTTGAATCTACGTATCTCAGTAACCTACCCATGAAACGATATGGGAAACCCGAAGAATTAACCAATTTAGTGGTATTTTTAATGTCAGATATGGCACCATATATCACTGGAGAATGTATTAGTATAGACGGAGGCGAAAGACTTAGTGCGGGTATGTTTAACTATATGGCTACCCAGATGCCCCGCGAAAACTTAAAAGCTGCCTTTGCAGCAATGCGTAGTATAAAAAAATAATAACATGACAGAAAGGAGCAGTATTTTTGATATGATAGGACCCGTTATGATTGGTCCTTCGAGTTCACACACCGCAGGAGTAGTTCGGATAGGGCGCGTAGCACGAAGAATATTAGGAGCAAAACCTGAAACCGTACTGGTTACGTTTTACAATTCTTTTGCCACCACCTTTGAAGGGCATGGCAGCGATAGAGCCGTATTAGCCGGCCTCTTAGACTATGCCACCGATGACCCCAAAATCAAAGAAGCATTACAAATTGCCATAGAGCAAAATATAAACTTTACGTTTAAACCGGTTATTTCTCAGGCAATGCCCCACCCAAACACCGTCCGGATAAAAGCCTCTACGAATCAAAAAGAAGTAGAAATAATTGGTATCTCCAGAGGGGGCGGACTTATATCTATTATCGAAGTAAACCATTTCTCCTGCAATTTTACAGCCCAACTACACACATTGATTATCTTCGCTGACGATATAAAAGGAAGTATTGCTTTCATTACAGACATAATAGCACATGACGACTGCAATATTGCAACCATGACCGTTACCCGAAAAGCCAAAAACAACCTCGCCAGCTTAATATTAGAAATGGACTCCGGCCTTAAACACACAACAATAGCATATCTTAAAAATCTATCTTGGGTAAAAGAAGTAATCTACTTTCCAGATATAGATACTCCCTATAACCCGGTATGAACCAACCCAAAGTATCAATCATTACCATTGTCTATAATGGAGAAAAATATTTAGAAAAAACCATTCTCAGTGTCATCAATCAAACGTATCCGGCCATAGAATATATCATTATTGACGGAGGTTCTACGGATAAAACACCCTCAATTATTAACCAATATCGTTCTGAAATTCAGATAGTTGTTTCAGAGCCAGATAAAGGAATTTATGACGCAATGAATAAAGGTTTGCAGAATGCTACCGGAGATTTCGTGTGGTTTATGAACGCAGGCGATACTATTTATGAGCCTGAAACATTAACAAAAGCTATACAACAATGGCGTGGAGAGGACGCTTTGTACGGAACAGCTGCTATTGTGGATGAAACCGGAAATTTCTTAGGTATGAGAAGACTACAAGTTCCCGAAGCCCTTACATGGAAATCTATGCAAACGGGAATGGTAGTATGCCACCAAGCATTAATCATAAGACGTTCTATTGCAGCATTTTATGACTTATCTCATCCCTATTCAGCAGATATTGACTGGGCTATTCGCAGCCTTCAAAAAGCCCAAAGTACTTTAAACACACATTTACCCCTATGTCGCTACTTAGAGGGGGGATTTTCAGCTAAAAATCGTATTGAATCACTTCTTGATCGGTGGAAAATCATGACTAAACATTATGGATTAGCTACAACAACCCTAAACCATTTCATAATTCTCTATAACTTAATTTACTACCGCTTAAAAAGCCTTTTTGTAAAACCTTCCTGACTATTTCTTACATCATCGTAACTACTCAAAGAAGTTATATGGATATTTGAGTATAATCTGGAAAATTATCTGCCAATAAATGTATCTGAACGGTAAATGAATTCCTTAAAGGTTTGTATCTTTGCCCGATTGTAAGTGTATGTCTATCCATAAACCAAATCCCAAAAAAATAACTACTTACACTCTATCCGAGATGAAAGCGCGGGGAGAGAAGATTTCGATGCTCACTGCCTACGATTTTTCATTTGCCCAGATTTTAGATGATGCCGGAATAGACGTATTGTTGGTTGGAGATTCAGCCTCTAATGTTATTGCCGGCCATGAAACGACCTTGCCCATTACCTTAGACCAGATGATTTATCATGCTTCATCAGTAGTACGAGGCGTAACAAGATCTCTTGTTGTGGTAGATTTACCTTTTGGAACATATCAGGGGGATTCCTTAAATGCACTTAAAAGCTCTATCCGAATTATGAAAGAATCCGGAGCCCACGCTATTAAGTTAGAAGGCGGAGAATATGTATTAGAATCCGTCAAACGAATTACGGCCTCCGGAATACCGGTAATGGGGCATTTAGGGCTTATTCCGCAAAGTATCTATAAGTTTGGTTCTTATGTAGTAAGAGCCAAAGAAGAAATCGAAGCCGCTCGGTTATTGGAAGATGCTAAGTTATTAGAAGAAGCCGGTTGTTTTGCTATAGTTTTAGAGAAAATACCGGCCTCATTGGCAGCAAAAGTAACCCGTTTGATTTCTATTCCGACTATCGGAATCGGAGCCGGCTCTGAATGTGACGGCCAAGTATTAGTAACCCACGATATGCTCGGGATCACCCACGAATTTGCCCCCCGATTCCTACGCCGCTACAATAATTTATATGATTCAATGAAGGCTTCTTTCCAAGCCTATAGCCAAGATGTTAAAAATCGCAATTTTCCCAATGAAAAAGAAAGTTATTAATCAGTTACTTATAGCCACATTGCTCGGTATCTTTATTACCGGATTTGCTTTTGCACAAAAAGGGAAATCGGAAAAAGAAACTAAACCTAAAAAAGAAAAGACTGCTAAGTCCCAAAAACAATCTGAACAAGATACAGCAGCCCCTGACTCACCGCCGGTAAATACAACCGGTAATGATCCAAATTTTCAGTACCACTTTGAAGCCTATGATGATAGGTATTCTGTTTCCAAACCTTGGGAGTTAGCTATTGCTCCGCAAATTACCTTTTTGCACAGCAGCCAGCAGGGAAAAATTGGTGGCTATGGAAATTATGATTATCACGTAGTAGAAAATACCAAGCCGGGGTTTGGAGGCATGTTAGGCGTATGCCGCCATTGGGCGTCTGATAACAAACGCTGGAACGTAGGAGCAGGACTGTTCTTTTCTTACAACTCCGCTTCTTTTGTTTACACACATACACTCTACCACACACGGGTTGCCACAGATTCTATACACGGCAAAGTAAATTATGGCGTAGTTTCGGCTTACCTGCCCGTAATGCTCCGCTGGTACGTGAAACCAAGTAAATTTTACCTTTCCACCGGACCATACTTTATGCCAGCACTCATGAATCTAAACAAAACTGACTTTTTTACTTACCAAAATGCCGCTTCAGGAAGCGAAAGCCACCAAAATATAAATGTGCCGCCTAAGACTAAAATGAGCATGGGGCTTCATGCCGGCATTGGAGCACATCTTGGAAGTACTTTAGAGTTAGAACTTAGGGTAAATAAAAGTTTGATGGTAGTTAGTGAATCCCCCAATTTGGGTACTATCATGGTTCAAGCTATTATTGGTCTTCGTTTTTAATTAAATTTTTCTCCTCGATTATGAGTTGGGAAACTATTCTTGCAGAAAGCATTCGTTCTGCGATACCAGCAGCCTTGTGTCTATTAATGGCATGGATAGTTTTTCGGTCTATGCACCGCCAAGCAGAGTTAAAAGACCTCCGCAGACTTAGGCTGAAAGCATTTGCTACCTATGTTCCGATGAAAATAGCTGCTCATGAGCGTATTATTTTGTTTTTAACAAGAACAGAAATTATCCCCTTAATTCAGCGCTGCGACCCAAATAACAAACCCGTAGAACTATTTCGTGCTCAATTAGTTGAAGAAATTAAAGCAGAATTTCAGCATAATATCGTTCAGCAACTTTATGTTTCTGCTAAATCTTGGGGATTGGTTACCAGCGCAAAAGAACAAATAATTTCATTTATCAATCAAGGTTCAGCCTCTTTACCGCCCGAATCTCCGGCTATCGAGTTAGCTAAAATTCTAATCACGTCTGCACCGGAATTAGAACCCTCTTTGATTCAGCAAGCGGTTGACTCTTTAAAACAAGATGTTTCTGAACTTTTTAACTATTAAAAAAACAACCGGCTATTTTTAAACCATGTTATTATACGCTATAGCATCCTATCAATATCTTGCTGATGAATTATTAAGTCATCATAATTTTGAGCAAGGATTAATTGAGCGCAAGATTTTCCCGGATGGGGAGTTGTATCATCGAATTATAGATGATGTAGCCGATAAGGAAGTGGCTCTTATTGCTGGAACTCCCACAGATTACGACCTTGTAGAGCTTTATGATTTGGCAACGGCATTGGTTATGGGCGGTTGCAGACGGCTGCAAATTATTATCCCATACTTTGGCTATTCAACTATGGAACGTTCTGTAAAGTCGGGTGAAATCGTTAAGGCCAAGAACCGCGCCAATATTTTATCGGCTTTACCGCATGGAAATAAACCTATTGAATTTACCCTATTAGACCTTCATGCTGAGGGGATTCCGTATTATTTTCAACTCCCGATTGCGCCACACCATCTATATTGCAAGCAAGTTGTGCTTGAAGCTGCTACTTCTTTGGGTGGTAAAAACTTTGTTTTGGCCTCAACAGATTCCGGTAGAGCCAAGTGGATAGAATCTTTAGCAAAAGATATGGAAATTGAGGCTGCTTTTGTTTATAAAAGACGCCTTAGTGGCAAAGAAACCCAAGTAACCGGAATCAATGCAGATGTGTCTGGCAAAACAGTGGTAATTTATGATGACATGATACGAACCGGAGGCTCATTACTCAAGGCAGCAAAAGCTTATCAAGAGTATGGTGCTAAGGATATTTTTGCCGTCTGCACCCATGCCATTTTACCGGATAATTCTCTTGATATACTACAAAGCAGCGGATTAATAAAAAAGATAATCGCTACAAATACTCATCCACGCTCTATTATATTGAAAAATAGTTTCTTAGAGATTCGTTCGGTTGCCTCTATCATTAAAGCACATTTGCTAAAAGGGCAATCTCGTTGATTCTATCAGCACATCTTTGGCTTTGATTAGTTCCTGCAATAATATTTCAGTCGGCTGATTT
Encoded here:
- the prs gene encoding ribose-phosphate diphosphokinase, which produces MLLYAIASYQYLADELLSHHNFEQGLIERKIFPDGELYHRIIDDVADKEVALIAGTPTDYDLVELYDLATALVMGGCRRLQIIIPYFGYSTMERSVKSGEIVKAKNRANILSALPHGNKPIEFTLLDLHAEGIPYYFQLPIAPHHLYCKQVVLEAATSLGGKNFVLASTDSGRAKWIESLAKDMEIEAAFVYKRRLSGKETQVTGINADVSGKTVVIYDDMIRTGGSLLKAAKAYQEYGAKDIFAVCTHAILPDNSLDILQSSGLIKKIIATNTHPRSIILKNSFLEIRSVASIIKAHLLKGQSR
- a CDS encoding SDR family oxidoreductase, which encodes MFQENTLKGKTIIVTGGGSGLGFFMAKAMAKVGANIAICGRRESVLQSAKEELASMGCRANAYTLDVRNYNEVESAFKQIASDFGTIDGLINNAAGNFLSASEDISPNGFKTVVDIVLHGTFNCTQNAAKYWIAKKQPGVILNIVTTYTETGCAFVLPSACAKAGVYALTNTLAYEWATYNIRVNSIAPGPFPTEGAWSRLMPDSSFESTYLSNLPMKRYGKPEELTNLVVFLMSDMAPYITGECISIDGGERLSAGMFNYMATQMPRENLKAAFAAMRSIKK
- a CDS encoding glycosyltransferase — encoded protein: MNQPKVSIITIVYNGEKYLEKTILSVINQTYPAIEYIIIDGGSTDKTPSIINQYRSEIQIVVSEPDKGIYDAMNKGLQNATGDFVWFMNAGDTIYEPETLTKAIQQWRGEDALYGTAAIVDETGNFLGMRRLQVPEALTWKSMQTGMVVCHQALIIRRSIAAFYDLSHPYSADIDWAIRSLQKAQSTLNTHLPLCRYLEGGFSAKNRIESLLDRWKIMTKHYGLATTTLNHFIILYNLIYYRLKSLFVKPS
- a CDS encoding PorT family protein, coding for MKKKVINQLLIATLLGIFITGFAFAQKGKSEKETKPKKEKTAKSQKQSEQDTAAPDSPPVNTTGNDPNFQYHFEAYDDRYSVSKPWELAIAPQITFLHSSQQGKIGGYGNYDYHVVENTKPGFGGMLGVCRHWASDNKRWNVGAGLFFSYNSASFVYTHTLYHTRVATDSIHGKVNYGVVSAYLPVMLRWYVKPSKFYLSTGPYFMPALMNLNKTDFFTYQNAASGSESHQNINVPPKTKMSMGLHAGIGAHLGSTLELELRVNKSLMVVSESPNLGTIMVQAIIGLRF
- the panB gene encoding 3-methyl-2-oxobutanoate hydroxymethyltransferase, with the protein product MSIHKPNPKKITTYTLSEMKARGEKISMLTAYDFSFAQILDDAGIDVLLVGDSASNVIAGHETTLPITLDQMIYHASSVVRGVTRSLVVVDLPFGTYQGDSLNALKSSIRIMKESGAHAIKLEGGEYVLESVKRITASGIPVMGHLGLIPQSIYKFGSYVVRAKEEIEAARLLEDAKLLEEAGCFAIVLEKIPASLAAKVTRLISIPTIGIGAGSECDGQVLVTHDMLGITHEFAPRFLRRYNNLYDSMKASFQAYSQDVKNRNFPNEKESY
- the sdaAB gene encoding L-serine ammonia-lyase, iron-sulfur-dependent subunit beta, which produces MTERSSIFDMIGPVMIGPSSSHTAGVVRIGRVARRILGAKPETVLVTFYNSFATTFEGHGSDRAVLAGLLDYATDDPKIKEALQIAIEQNINFTFKPVISQAMPHPNTVRIKASTNQKEVEIIGISRGGGLISIIEVNHFSCNFTAQLHTLIIFADDIKGSIAFITDIIAHDDCNIATMTVTRKAKNNLASLILEMDSGLKHTTIAYLKNLSWVKEVIYFPDIDTPYNPV